From Arcobacter arenosus, one genomic window encodes:
- the rpe gene encoding ribulose-phosphate 3-epimerase, translating into MLVAPSILSADFGNLAEEIKAICDGGCDLIHVDVMDGHFVPNMTIGPVVVNPVAKAATKPLDVHLMVENNTFFVELFAPLKPEYITFHIESEKHPHRLIQKIRSLGIKPGIVLNPHTTPETIEYLLEDLDMVLLMSVNPGFGGQKFISSVVEKAKKLKELINKRNPNCLIEVDGGVNDKNIQELKDAGVDVVVAGSYVFGNEDYSKAIKSLQI; encoded by the coding sequence ATGCTAGTAGCTCCTTCAATCCTTTCAGCAGATTTTGGAAACTTAGCTGAAGAGATAAAAGCTATCTGTGATGGTGGATGTGATTTAATTCATGTTGATGTAATGGATGGACATTTTGTTCCAAATATGACAATTGGTCCTGTTGTGGTTAATCCTGTTGCAAAGGCTGCAACAAAACCTCTTGATGTTCATTTAATGGTTGAAAATAATACTTTTTTTGTTGAGCTTTTCGCTCCTTTAAAACCAGAATATATTACATTTCATATTGAAAGTGAAAAGCACCCACATAGACTTATTCAAAAAATTAGAAGTTTAGGAATTAAACCAGGAATTGTTTTAAATCCACATACTACTCCTGAAACAATAGAATATCTACTTGAAGATTTGGATATGGTTTTACTTATGTCTGTAAACCCAGGTTTTGGTGGACAAAAATTTATCTCATCAGTTGTTGAAAAAGCTAAAAAACTAAAAGAGTTAATTAATAAAAGAAATCCAAATTGTTTAATTGAAGTTGATGGTGGAGTAAATGACAAGAATATCCAAGAACTAAAAGATGCAGGTGTTGATGTAGTTGTTGCTGGGTCTTATGTATTTGGAAATGAAGATTATTCAAAAGCAATTAAATCTTTACAAATCTAA
- a CDS encoding HD domain-containing protein → MFSQEKYLKALKYAVKAHGEQKTPNGEPYITHLSSVAMEVIHACQEGKVEDKKADLAITVALLHDTIEDTDVTYDDLYSNFGAEVAEGVDALTKDKTLPTKKEQMEDSINKLLTQGYEIQMVKLADRITNMQKPPEHWDGEKIFNYHKEAKFILSCLKNSNLHLSKRLEEKINNYIVYIK, encoded by the coding sequence ATGTTTTCTCAAGAAAAATATTTAAAAGCTTTAAAATATGCTGTTAAAGCTCACGGAGAGCAAAAAACTCCAAATGGTGAGCCATATATAACCCATTTATCTTCAGTTGCTATGGAAGTGATACATGCATGCCAAGAGGGCAAAGTTGAAGATAAAAAGGCTGATTTAGCAATTACAGTTGCTTTATTACATGATACTATTGAAGATACTGATGTAACTTATGATGATTTATACTCAAACTTTGGTGCAGAAGTTGCTGAGGGAGTTGATGCTTTAACAAAAGATAAAACGCTTCCAACAAAAAAAGAACAAATGGAAGATAGTATTAATAAACTATTAACTCAAGGTTATGAGATTCAAATGGTTAAATTAGCAGATAGAATTACAAATATGCAAAAACCACCAGAACATTGGGATGGAGAAAAAATATTTAATTATCATAAAGAGGCTAAATTTATTTTATCTTGTTTAAAAAATTCTAATTTACATCTTTCAAAAAGATTAGAAGAAAAGATTAATAACTATATCGTTTATATCAAATAA
- a CDS encoding 4Fe-4S binding protein: MAIKEAPLNTPVWVDETRCKACDVCVSVCPAGVLAMKQEPTSTLGAMVSIIAKDSCIGCMDCELSCPDFAIYVADKKEFKFAKLTEDAKLRGEAIKKNNYRVLSEGA, encoded by the coding sequence ATGGCAATTAAAGAAGCTCCACTTAATACTCCAGTATGGGTAGATGAAACAAGATGTAAAGCGTGTGATGTTTGTGTTTCAGTATGTCCTGCAGGTGTATTAGCTATGAAGCAAGAGCCTACTTCTACACTTGGTGCAATGGTTTCAATCATTGCAAAAGACTCATGTATTGGTTGTATGGACTGTGAATTATCATGTCCTGATTTTGCAATTTATGTTGCAGATAAAAAAGAGTTTAAATTTGCAAAACTAACAGAAGATGCAAAATTAAGAGGTGAAGCAATCAAAAAGAATAACTATAGAGTTTTAAGTGAAGGGGCATAA
- a CDS encoding tRNA1(Val) (adenine(37)-N6)-methyltransferase — MVLYQPSNGYCYNSDTHFLYNFITQNLAKFKNINGELLDIGSGSGILGLLVAREYEKLNLNQCEIQKSFQEFSLKNSQCNKIDTTMFKGSFLKMDFEKQFDMCVSNPPFYHGNVIKSENENIKVARYNDKFPLKEFVRKTSKILKSNGKFFFCYDAKQLNEIIEILNEVKLNIESLQFVHPKQGKDATLVLVYARKNSKSLLKVLSPLIVFENDDFTDEVKEIYKKSSTHSIKVEI, encoded by the coding sequence TTGGTATTATATCAACCAAGTAATGGTTATTGCTATAATAGTGACACACATTTTTTATATAATTTTATAACACAAAATCTTGCTAAATTTAAAAACATAAATGGAGAGCTTTTAGATATTGGAAGCGGAAGTGGAATTTTAGGTTTATTAGTTGCAAGGGAGTATGAAAAATTAAATCTTAATCAATGTGAAATACAAAAAAGTTTTCAAGAGTTTTCATTAAAAAATTCACAATGTAATAAGATTGATACAACTATGTTTAAGGGTTCATTTTTAAAAATGGATTTTGAAAAACAGTTTGATATGTGTGTATCTAATCCACCTTTTTATCATGGAAATGTAATCAAAAGTGAAAATGAAAATATCAAAGTAGCTAGATATAATGATAAGTTTCCTTTAAAAGAGTTTGTTAGAAAAACTTCAAAGATATTAAAATCAAATGGAAAGTTTTTCTTTTGTTACGATGCAAAACAGTTAAATGAAATAATTGAAATCCTAAATGAAGTAAAGTTAAATATAGAATCATTACAATTTGTCCATCCAAAACAAGGCAAAGATGCTACTTTAGTTTTAGTGTATGCAAGAAAAAATTCTAAGTCATTACTTAAAGTTTTAAGTCCTTTGATTGTATTTGAAAATGATGACTTTACAGATGAAGTAAAAGAGATTTATAAAAAATCATCAACACATAGTATAAAAGTAGAGATATGA
- the trpC gene encoding indole-3-glycerol phosphate synthase TrpC → MILDEINKKTLEDVEKRKKDMPLDLLGRSLSANPFAPRDVKPYLTSTKEEPIRIIAEVKKASPSKGIIKEDFDPLLIAQEYSNNGANAISVLTEPHWFKGDLEYLTQIRRYVPTPLLRKDFILDKYQIVEALVYGADFILLIAKSLSTKDLKELYEYALHLGLEVLVEVHDKEDLTKAMKCGAHIIGINHRNLETMEMDMTLCEKLIPMIPNGKIIVAESGVSNTEIIKNLSSIGADAFLIGEHFMRVPSIEDELKKFKNSLDS, encoded by the coding sequence GTGATTTTAGATGAAATTAATAAAAAAACGTTAGAGGATGTTGAAAAAAGAAAAAAGGATATGCCTTTAGATTTACTAGGTAGAAGTTTAAGTGCAAATCCATTTGCGCCAAGGGATGTAAAACCTTACTTAACTTCGACAAAAGAAGAACCAATTAGAATTATTGCTGAGGTAAAAAAAGCTAGTCCTAGTAAGGGTATAATAAAAGAGGATTTTGATCCATTGTTAATTGCACAAGAGTATTCAAATAATGGTGCTAATGCAATTTCAGTTTTAACTGAACCCCATTGGTTTAAAGGTGATTTAGAGTACCTTACGCAAATTAGAAGATATGTCCCAACTCCACTTTTAAGAAAAGATTTTATTTTAGATAAGTATCAAATTGTTGAAGCTTTAGTTTATGGTGCAGATTTTATTTTACTTATTGCGAAAAGTTTAAGCACTAAAGATTTAAAAGAGTTATATGAGTATGCACTACACTTAGGACTTGAAGTTTTAGTTGAAGTTCATGATAAAGAAGATTTAACTAAGGCAATGAAATGTGGAGCACATATTATTGGTATAAATCATAGAAATCTTGAAACAATGGAAATGGATATGACACTTTGTGAAAAACTAATCCCAATGATTCCAAATGGAAAAATTATAGTTGCTGAAAGTGGTGTAAGTAATACAGAAATTATAAAAAACTTAAGTTCAATTGGTGCAGACGCATTTTTAATTGGAGAACATTTTATGAGAGTTCCTTCAATTGAAGATGAACTAAAAAAATTTAAAAACTCTTTAGATAGTTAA
- a CDS encoding 2-oxoglutarate ferredoxin oxidoreductase subunit beta yields the protein MAFNYDEYLRTNKMPTLWCWGCGDGVILKALIRAIDKLGWNMDDVCVVSGIGCSGRFSSYINCNTVHTTHGRTIAYATGIKLANPDKHVICVTGDGDGLAIGGNHTIHGCRRNIDINHIVINNFIYGLTNSQTSPTTPQGMWTVTAKRGNIDPTFNACDLAIGAGATFVARETMLDPKKLEKVFIKGLEHNGYSFFDVFSNCHVNLGRKNKMNSAMANLEWIDSITMAKTKFDKLEDEQKEGLFPTGILKQDSSKAEYTDSYKKVQEAHQNKTMVQL from the coding sequence ATGGCTTTTAATTATGACGAATATTTAAGAACAAACAAAATGCCAACATTATGGTGTTGGGGTTGTGGTGATGGTGTTATATTAAAAGCACTAATTAGAGCAATTGATAAACTAGGATGGAACATGGATGATGTTTGTGTTGTATCTGGAATTGGTTGTTCTGGAAGATTTTCATCTTATATAAATTGTAACACTGTACATACAACTCATGGTAGAACAATTGCCTATGCTACTGGTATTAAATTAGCAAATCCAGATAAGCATGTAATTTGTGTTACAGGTGATGGTGATGGATTAGCAATTGGTGGGAATCACACAATTCATGGTTGTAGAAGAAATATAGATATTAATCACATTGTGATTAATAATTTTATATATGGTCTTACAAACTCTCAAACAAGTCCAACAACTCCTCAAGGGATGTGGACAGTAACTGCCAAAAGAGGAAATATAGATCCAACATTTAATGCTTGTGATTTAGCAATTGGTGCAGGGGCAACATTTGTTGCAAGGGAAACAATGTTAGACCCTAAAAAACTTGAAAAGGTTTTTATAAAAGGTTTAGAACACAATGGTTATTCATTTTTTGATGTATTTTCAAACTGCCACGTTAACTTAGGTAGAAAAAATAAAATGAACTCTGCAATGGCAAATTTAGAATGGATTGATTCAATCACTATGGCAAAAACAAAATTTGACAAACTTGAAGATGAACAAAAAGAGGGACTATTTCCAACAGGAATATTAAAACAAGATAGTTCTAAAGCTGAATATACAGATTCATATAAAAAAGTTCAAGAAGCGCATCAAAACAAAACAATGGTTCAATTATAG
- a CDS encoding phosphoribosylanthranilate isomerase has product MKIKICGITNLEDALNAIEAGVDALGFVFYEKSPRYIDPFKAREIVEQLPPFVQTVALFVNENSSFINQVCTNAKMQLAQIIDDDNYTDFNILNFKYIKVVRAKEKKDLIENQGNYVLVDAFVESFGGEGKRVALEWFDNIDCSKMILAGGLNESNLKDLKGYNFFGVDVSSGVEVSKGKKDKTKMINFVKAVKEI; this is encoded by the coding sequence ATGAAAATTAAAATTTGTGGAATTACTAATTTAGAAGATGCCTTAAATGCAATTGAAGCAGGGGTTGATGCTTTAGGTTTTGTTTTTTACGAAAAAAGCCCAAGGTATATAGATCCATTTAAAGCTAGAGAGATTGTGGAACAATTACCACCTTTTGTTCAAACAGTTGCACTTTTTGTAAATGAAAATAGTAGTTTTATAAACCAAGTTTGTACAAATGCAAAAATGCAATTAGCTCAAATCATTGATGATGACAACTATACAGATTTTAATATTTTGAATTTTAAATATATTAAGGTTGTTAGAGCAAAAGAAAAAAAAGACCTTATTGAAAATCAAGGAAACTATGTTTTAGTAGATGCCTTTGTTGAAAGCTTTGGTGGGGAAGGGAAAAGAGTTGCCCTAGAATGGTTTGATAATATAGATTGTTCAAAGATGATTTTAGCTGGTGGGCTTAATGAATCAAATCTAAAAGATTTAAAGGGATATAATTTCTTTGGTGTAGATGTAAGTTCTGGTGTTGAAGTTTCTAAGGGTAAGAAGGACAAAACTAAAATGATTAATTTTGTAAAAGCTGTAAAAGAAATATAA
- a CDS encoding YkgJ family cysteine cluster protein has protein sequence MNIIKKEGFDFGFDPQGCDTCEGNCCIGESGNIWINKQEIENLSNHLDISLEELRFRFLEKRGYKYSIKEIKLSSDNYACIFFNLEKKQCSIYEARPIQCRTFPFWDYFKNHKEEVIKECPAIKVF, from the coding sequence ATGAATATAATAAAAAAAGAAGGATTTGATTTTGGTTTTGACCCACAAGGTTGTGATACTTGTGAAGGTAATTGTTGTATAGGTGAAAGTGGAAATATTTGGATTAATAAACAAGAGATAGAAAACTTAAGTAATCATTTAGATATTTCATTAGAAGAATTAAGATTTAGGTTTTTAGAAAAAAGAGGGTATAAGTACAGTATAAAAGAGATAAAACTCTCAAGTGATAATTATGCATGTATTTTTTTCAATTTAGAGAAAAAACAATGTTCTATTTATGAAGCAAGGCCGATTCAATGTCGAACTTTCCCCTTTTGGGATTATTTTAAAAATCATAAAGAAGAGGTAATAAAAGAGTGTCCAGCTATAAAAGTATTTTAG
- a CDS encoding 3'-5' exonuclease, which produces MFFQKLVEKLKKNPIDYEEFLDLLSKNKERFFDNPQLEFELLLSNGMPLDIIDDKVILLTTKTLIENQTFCIVDIETNGGNVKKGHQIIEIGAVKYKNGEIIDKYETLVYEKFIPEYIQEVTKITPLMLENAPTIKKVLEEFKLFLSDDVFVAHDIKFDYNFISASLQKYDLGKLQNRKLCTIDLARRTIKANRYGLKYLKEDLNIDIDNHHRAYSDALSTTYILEESFKYLDDSVKTVEDLIDFSKNAKPVMPRMEVNNGKKRDEKKEENK; this is translated from the coding sequence ATGTTTTTTCAGAAGTTAGTAGAAAAACTTAAAAAAAATCCTATTGATTATGAAGAGTTTCTAGATTTATTATCAAAAAATAAAGAGAGATTTTTTGATAATCCCCAATTGGAGTTTGAACTTTTGTTATCAAATGGGATGCCTTTAGATATTATTGATGATAAGGTTATTTTACTAACAACTAAAACTTTAATAGAAAATCAAACTTTTTGTATTGTTGATATTGAAACAAATGGTGGAAATGTTAAAAAAGGGCATCAAATCATAGAAATTGGTGCAGTTAAATACAAAAATGGTGAAATAATAGATAAATATGAAACTTTAGTTTACGAAAAGTTTATCCCTGAATATATTCAAGAAGTTACAAAAATCACGCCTTTAATGCTTGAAAATGCTCCAACTATTAAAAAAGTATTAGAGGAATTCAAACTTTTTTTAAGTGATGATGTATTTGTTGCCCATGATATTAAATTTGATTATAATTTTATTTCTGCATCTTTACAAAAATATGACTTAGGAAAATTACAAAATAGAAAATTGTGTACCATCGATTTAGCAAGAAGAACAATAAAAGCAAATAGATATGGTTTGAAATATTTAAAAGAGGATTTAAATATTGATATAGATAATCATCATAGAGCTTATAGTGATGCATTAAGTACTACATATATTTTGGAAGAATCCTTTAAATATTTAGATGATAGTGTAAAGACTGTTGAAGATTTGATTGATTTTTCAAAAAATGCTAAACCTGTTATGCCAAGAATGGAAGTTAACAATGGTAAAAAAAGAGATGAAAAAAAAGAGGAGAATAAATAA
- a CDS encoding 2-oxoglutarate synthase subunit alpha encodes MARELISTGNDLAAIAAVDAGCEFFAGYPITPSSEVMHTISDLLPKQGCAAIQMEDEIAGVCAALGAAMSGKRSLTATSGPGISLKAENIGLGYIAEVPLVIINVMRGGPSTGLPTRVQQGDVLQAKAPTHGDYKSITLCAGNLEECYTETVRAFNLADRFMQPVFVLLDETIGHMSGKAVLPDLEEVKAGIKPRRVFEGDPKEYKPYEVPQDEPAILNPMFQGYRYHFTGLHHDANGHPTEDAKKCEDLIERLFNKVEAHVDEIDSYEEYKLDDADIMIIAYGSVSLSVREAINRLREEGIKVGMFRPITLWPSPEAKIEELCKKYDKVLVTELNMGQYIQEIERASGRKDFHKLFKANGRPIAPLEIIEKIKGM; translated from the coding sequence ATGGCAAGGGAATTAATTTCAACAGGTAATGACTTAGCTGCAATTGCAGCAGTTGATGCAGGATGCGAATTTTTTGCAGGATATCCAATCACACCATCATCTGAAGTTATGCATACAATTTCAGATCTTTTACCAAAACAAGGTTGTGCAGCAATCCAAATGGAAGATGAGATTGCAGGAGTATGTGCTGCTTTGGGTGCTGCTATGTCAGGGAAAAGATCATTAACAGCAACTAGTGGTCCAGGAATCTCTTTAAAGGCTGAGAATATTGGTCTTGGATATATTGCAGAAGTTCCATTAGTAATTATAAATGTAATGAGAGGTGGACCATCAACAGGACTTCCTACAAGGGTTCAACAAGGTGATGTTCTTCAAGCAAAGGCACCAACACATGGAGACTATAAATCAATTACACTTTGTGCTGGAAACTTAGAAGAGTGTTATACTGAAACTGTAAGAGCCTTCAATCTAGCAGATAGATTTATGCAACCTGTATTTGTACTTTTAGATGAAACTATTGGTCATATGTCAGGTAAAGCTGTACTTCCTGATTTAGAAGAAGTAAAAGCAGGAATAAAACCAAGAAGAGTTTTTGAAGGTGATCCAAAAGAATATAAACCATATGAAGTTCCACAAGATGAACCTGCAATTTTAAATCCTATGTTTCAAGGGTATAGATATCATTTTACTGGTTTACACCATGATGCAAATGGACACCCAACAGAAGATGCAAAAAAATGTGAAGATTTAATCGAGCGATTATTTAATAAAGTTGAAGCTCATGTAGATGAGATTGACTCATATGAAGAGTATAAACTTGATGATGCAGATATTATGATTATAGCTTATGGTTCAGTTTCTCTTTCAGTTAGAGAAGCTATTAATAGACTTAGAGAAGAAGGTATTAAGGTTGGGATGTTTAGACCAATTACTCTTTGGCCAAGTCCTGAGGCAAAAATTGAAGAACTTTGTAAAAAGTATGATAAGGTATTAGTTACTGAACTTAATATGGGTCAATATATTCAAGAGATTGAAAGAGCAAGTGGAAGAAAAGATTTCCATAAACTTTTTAAAGCAAATGGTAGGCCAATAGCTCCACTTGAAATTATAGAAAAAATAAAAGGGATGTAA
- a CDS encoding 2-oxoacid:acceptor oxidoreductase family protein, translated as MARTLMRFTGVGGQGVLLAGAIFAAAKIKSGGYGLKTATYTSQVRGGPTVVDITLEDDPILYPYANDGEIDFMLSVAQVSYDQFKNGVKPGGTIVVEPNLVTPTEEDRKKWNIYEIPIITIAKEEVGNVITQSVLALSIANLMTGNIVDNETLRETMLSKVPPKVHELNNKAFDLGLKYAKEAIA; from the coding sequence ATGGCTAGAACATTAATGAGATTTACAGGAGTTGGAGGACAAGGAGTTCTTCTTGCAGGTGCAATTTTTGCAGCAGCAAAAATTAAATCGGGTGGTTATGGATTAAAAACTGCAACTTATACCTCACAAGTTAGAGGTGGCCCAACAGTAGTTGACATAACATTAGAAGATGACCCAATTTTATACCCATATGCAAATGATGGTGAAATTGATTTTATGTTATCAGTTGCACAAGTTTCATATGACCAATTTAAAAATGGTGTTAAACCAGGTGGAACTATAGTTGTTGAACCAAATTTAGTTACTCCAACTGAAGAAGATAGAAAAAAATGGAATATTTATGAGATTCCTATTATCACAATTGCTAAAGAAGAAGTTGGAAATGTTATTACTCAATCAGTTCTTGCCTTATCAATTGCAAATTTGATGACAGGAAATATTGTAGATAATGAAACACTAAGAGAAACAATGCTTTCTAAAGTTCCTCCTAAAGTTCATGAGTTAAACAACAAAGCTTTTGATTTAGGATTAAAATACGCTAAAGAAGCAATAGCATAA